From a region of the Spelaeicoccus albus genome:
- a CDS encoding type B 50S ribosomal protein L31 — protein sequence MKTDIHPKYAPVVFHDLASDESFLTRSTATSDKTVEWEDGNTYPVIDVEISSVSHPFYTGKQRILDSAGRVERFKDRYKSFGKRSK from the coding sequence TTGAAGACAGACATTCACCCGAAGTACGCGCCTGTGGTGTTTCACGACCTGGCGTCGGACGAATCGTTCCTGACCCGGTCCACCGCGACGAGCGACAAGACGGTCGAATGGGAAGACGGCAACACGTATCCCGTCATCGACGTGGAGATCTCGTCCGTGTCGCATCCGTTCTACACCGGCAAGCAGCGCATCCTCGACAGCGCCGGCCGTGTCGAACGGTTCAAGGACCGCTACAAGAGCTTCGGCAAGCGCAGCAAGTAA
- a CDS encoding YbaK/EbsC family protein — MPTLGTLTTKPAGEMTDAIAPVTARALQALGLMETAGVVEIDPELSDTAAFMERYGVDPDTSANCVLVAGKREGQQRIAACMVLASTRADVNTVVRKELNVRKASFLPMDQAVADSGMEYGGITPLGLPEAWPVLIDARVDAADTVVIGSGVRRSKILLPGSALRAIPGSRILEGLGR; from the coding sequence ATGCCGACACTTGGCACCTTGACCACCAAACCGGCCGGCGAAATGACCGACGCGATTGCGCCGGTCACGGCCCGCGCTTTGCAGGCCTTGGGTCTGATGGAGACGGCCGGCGTGGTGGAGATCGACCCGGAACTGTCGGATACCGCCGCGTTCATGGAACGGTACGGCGTGGATCCGGATACCTCCGCGAACTGCGTGCTGGTCGCCGGCAAGCGAGAAGGACAGCAACGGATTGCGGCGTGCATGGTACTGGCATCGACACGGGCCGACGTCAATACCGTGGTGCGCAAGGAGCTGAATGTGCGCAAAGCCTCGTTCTTGCCCATGGACCAGGCCGTCGCGGATTCCGGAATGGAGTACGGCGGCATCACTCCCCTGGGTCTGCCGGAGGCGTGGCCAGTGCTCATCGATGCACGCGTAGACGCCGCCGATACCGTCGTCATCGGTTCCGGCGTCAGACGCTCGAAGATCCTGCTGCCCGGCAGCGCGTTGCGCGCCATTCCGGGGAGCAGGATCTTGGAGGGCCTCGGACGGTAA
- a CDS encoding ectoine synthase, with the protein MLVTNRDDLNDSERDVKSETWRSRRMVLAREGVGFSVHDTVIYAGTTSTFHYQNHIEAVYCVQGEGTLTNEETGEVHDLRDGTLYLLDKHEKHTVRATTELRMACTFNPPVTGREVHDENGVYPLIVEDGDSAPAAV; encoded by the coding sequence ATGCTTGTGACAAACCGCGACGACCTCAACGATTCCGAGCGCGACGTCAAGTCCGAAACCTGGCGCAGCCGCCGGATGGTGCTGGCCCGCGAAGGCGTCGGCTTCTCGGTGCACGACACGGTGATCTACGCCGGCACGACGTCGACGTTCCACTACCAGAACCACATCGAGGCCGTTTACTGCGTGCAGGGCGAAGGCACCCTCACCAATGAAGAAACCGGCGAGGTTCACGACCTCCGCGACGGAACGCTGTACCTGCTCGACAAGCACGAGAAGCACACGGTCCGGGCCACCACCGAGCTGCGCATGGCGTGCACCTTCAATCCGCCCGTGACGGGCCGCGAAGTGCACGACGAGAACGGCGTCTACCCGCTCATCGTCGAAGACGGCGACTCGGCGCCGGCCGCAGTCTGA
- the ectB gene encoding diaminobutyrate--2-oxoglutarate transaminase, with amino-acid sequence MSSTEIFETLESKVRSYCRNWPVVFTKAEGSSLTDEEGNTYIDFFSGAGALNYGHNNPQLLEPLIDYLKSGEIVHSMDMYSPAKRTFLETFDRVILKPRGLDYKVMFPGPTGTNTVEAALKLARKVTGRQHVLSFSNAFHGMTLGSLSVTANPMKRAGAGIPLTNSTKIPYDDYLDGVDAEFGWLERALSDGGSGIDKPAAIIVETVQGEGGLSAARAEWLRRLSELCRRYDVLLIVDDVQAGCGRTGTFFSFEEAGIVPDIVCLSKSISGYGLPMALTLFRPELDVWTPGEHNGTFRGHNPAFITATAALETYWRDEAIVPTLAARISQLHEGLSQIAASIDGAVVRGRGLLAGIYFPDHDAAGKIAAEAFDSGLLIETSGPEDEVVKIMPAMTISEEDLAIGISILSDAVATVTGTNELAGAAS; translated from the coding sequence ATGAGTTCCACCGAAATCTTCGAAACGCTTGAATCCAAGGTCCGCAGCTATTGCCGCAACTGGCCCGTCGTCTTCACGAAGGCCGAAGGCAGCAGCCTGACGGACGAAGAAGGCAACACGTACATCGACTTCTTCTCGGGCGCCGGCGCGCTCAACTACGGGCACAACAACCCGCAGCTGCTCGAACCGCTGATCGACTACCTCAAGAGCGGCGAAATCGTGCACTCCATGGACATGTATTCGCCGGCCAAACGCACGTTCCTCGAAACGTTCGACCGCGTCATCCTGAAGCCGCGCGGCCTGGACTACAAGGTCATGTTCCCGGGCCCGACCGGCACCAATACCGTCGAAGCCGCGCTGAAGCTGGCCCGCAAGGTCACCGGCCGCCAGCACGTGCTCAGCTTCAGCAATGCGTTCCACGGCATGACGTTGGGTTCGCTCTCCGTCACTGCCAACCCGATGAAGCGCGCCGGCGCCGGAATCCCGCTGACCAACAGCACCAAGATCCCGTACGACGACTACCTGGACGGCGTCGACGCCGAATTCGGCTGGCTCGAACGCGCCTTGTCCGATGGCGGCTCGGGCATCGACAAGCCCGCCGCCATCATCGTGGAAACCGTGCAGGGCGAAGGCGGCCTGAGCGCCGCACGGGCCGAATGGCTGCGCCGGCTGTCCGAGCTGTGCCGCCGCTACGACGTTCTGCTGATTGTCGACGACGTCCAGGCAGGCTGCGGTCGGACCGGCACGTTCTTCAGCTTCGAAGAGGCCGGAATCGTCCCGGACATCGTGTGCTTGTCCAAGTCCATCTCGGGCTACGGCTTGCCAATGGCGCTGACCTTGTTCCGTCCCGAACTCGACGTCTGGACGCCGGGCGAGCACAACGGAACGTTCCGCGGCCACAACCCGGCGTTCATCACGGCGACCGCCGCGCTGGAGACGTATTGGCGCGACGAGGCGATCGTGCCGACGCTTGCCGCACGGATCAGCCAGCTACACGAGGGCCTGTCCCAGATCGCCGCGAGCATTGACGGCGCCGTCGTCCGCGGTCGCGGTCTGCTGGCCGGCATTTACTTCCCGGATCACGACGCGGCCGGTAAGATCGCCGCCGAGGCCTTCGACAGCGGACTGCTGATCGAAACCTCCGGCCCCGAGGACGAGGTCGTGAAGATCATGCCGGCGATGACCATTTCCGAAGAGGACCTGGCCATCGGCATCTCGATCCTCTCCGACGCCGTTGCCACGGTGACCGGCACGAACGAACTGGCCGGCGCGGCGTCCTGA
- the ectA gene encoding diaminobutyrate acetyltransferase: MAVDSRTLDVNSSYAYMLWCRDYAGTSLMATVDGNDAGFITGYTRPDDPDTLMVWQVAVDDQYRGRRLSVKLLDALVDRTEATTLETTITDDNAASIRLFTGLARRRGATLRKSPLFRSGDFPEEGHDTEHLYRIGPLGN; this comes from the coding sequence ATGGCAGTCGATTCGCGCACGCTCGACGTCAACTCGTCGTATGCGTACATGCTCTGGTGCCGCGATTACGCCGGCACCTCACTGATGGCCACCGTGGACGGCAACGATGCCGGTTTCATCACCGGTTACACCCGTCCGGACGACCCCGACACGTTGATGGTCTGGCAGGTCGCGGTCGATGATCAGTACCGCGGACGACGGCTGAGCGTGAAACTGCTCGACGCGCTTGTCGACCGAACCGAGGCGACAACACTCGAAACCACCATCACCGACGACAACGCCGCATCAATCCGGCTGTTCACCGGCCTGGCTCGCCGCCGTGGCGCGACGCTGCGCAAATCGCCGTTGTTCCGCTCCGGCGATTTCCCGGAAGAGGGCCACGACACGGAGCATCTGTACCGGATCGGCCCGCTCGGAAACTAA
- a CDS encoding phosphatase yields the protein MNKAQLAEYLDSARITGEVATPRENNLDHFQGFIDGVDTLAFGVDWKRDWTYDEVFDLMHEKVGTSADRSLHSGQDTISSALCVAALERFADRLGLAATRGEHVLFATGHPGGLLPVHAALAAALGEAGGKIVRIDEGFRFGDGDIRQISGVVMWHQHGHLMHTHLPGPMDLTLARLAAGGEGAPDLVVADHGWAGFAASAGIDTIGFADCNDPGLFVSEAQGDMDVAVPLDDNVSPGLYDPMVDYLLDRAGLS from the coding sequence GTGAACAAGGCCCAGTTGGCCGAGTATCTCGACTCGGCGCGCATTACCGGAGAAGTTGCGACCCCGCGGGAGAACAATCTCGACCATTTCCAGGGATTCATCGACGGGGTCGACACCTTGGCCTTCGGCGTCGACTGGAAACGCGACTGGACCTACGACGAGGTCTTCGATCTCATGCACGAGAAGGTCGGCACGTCCGCGGATCGCTCCCTGCACTCCGGGCAGGACACCATCTCGTCGGCCTTGTGCGTCGCCGCGCTCGAGCGGTTCGCCGACCGGCTAGGCCTCGCCGCCACGCGTGGCGAACACGTACTGTTCGCCACGGGGCACCCGGGCGGACTGCTGCCGGTGCACGCTGCTCTGGCAGCGGCACTGGGCGAAGCCGGCGGCAAGATCGTGCGGATCGACGAGGGATTCCGGTTCGGCGATGGGGATATCCGACAGATTTCCGGAGTCGTGATGTGGCACCAACACGGGCACCTCATGCACACGCATTTGCCCGGCCCCATGGACCTCACCCTTGCCCGGCTGGCGGCCGGGGGAGAGGGTGCCCCCGACTTGGTCGTGGCCGACCACGGATGGGCGGGATTCGCGGCGTCGGCCGGCATCGACACCATCGGGTTCGCCGATTGCAATGATCCGGGACTTTTCGTCTCCGAAGCTCAAGGCGACATGGACGTGGCAGTGCCGTTGGACGATAACGTCAGCCCCGGACTGTACGACCCGATGGTCGACTATTTACTGGATCGGGCAGGGTTGTCGTAA